The DNA region GATAGCTAGacacttattaaaaaaaaaaaagagagagagaaaaattgAACGGTGATGTCCTCTTAAGTTTCTTGGCAACCTCCGTAATCATTTTGATGGTTATGCAGTGCTCATCTGGAATGGAATCTTGATGGTCTTTTGGAGAAAATATGGGAATATCTTAATTTAACTCGAATCTACACGAAGCCGAAAGGAATGAATCCTGATTATGATGACCCTGTAATTTTATCATCGAAGAGGAGGACGGTGGAGGACTTTTGCCACAGGATACACAAGGACATGGTCAAGCAATTTAAATAGTAAGTAACCATTCTTGCAGAGTCTttggtaatttatttttctacatTGTGAATCGAACTATCATAGTTATCAGTGCCATGCATCACTGTTCGGTGTTTTGAAGTTGTCCTCAGTGTTCATATGCATGCTCTATGTTTCATTTTGTTCGGGTGTGATGGATAGATTATCCCTATAACAGTTGTGCATTTCATCGCATTTCCATTCCCTTGTCATTTGATCATACTGAATGGGCCAAGACTACTCGAGTTTTTATTCAGCAACGCGGTGATGAAGTTACTTCGCACTGTTTCCCACCTTATAGAGCCTTACTTTGTTTAAATGATGCAGTGCTTTGGTCTGGGGATCAAGTGTCAAGCACAAGCCTCAAAGAGTCGGCAAGGTGACTACTATCTCCTGAACTATCAAATTGTCATCCTCATAATTGTTATTTCTTGTTTGCCTTTTTTCCTGAACTATTGCCACTAATCTGGCTACTTCATAACAATTTGCATATATTTCTGAATCAGGAGCACGAGCTGGACGATGAGGATGTGGTTCAGATCATCAAAAAAGTTTAAGGACTCGAATATTCGAGAGGATGGGAACCTATATATGTTAGTTGCAGCTGCTGTTTCCTTGGAGATGGTTTCTCTGAGTTTCTGTTCTGCCCTTAAGGCACTTTTGAGTTACTATGTTTAGCAAATTTTGAGGGAGCATGCAGGGCATAGTAGTCTAAGGTACAAGTATGAGGCTTTGTAGTGTAAATCCAATCCCCACATGATGAAAAGCCCCTTCGAGCTTGGCTTTGGTTTCTCTCTGATTCGGTCTCCGCTGAACCTTTCTATATGGATATTCGAAATTCTCGAAGAGTCGAAATAAGGTCGCACTTTGAATTAGATTTTTCTGCTATAGTTAAAGAGTGATCTATCCGTTTGAATATATGTTCTCTGTATAATGTACAAGATGAAGTCGTGATTATTGAGAAGGTAAAACTTCCAATATGTATATGTCGGATTCGGGTTCCAGAatatttcagttacaagggGTGTCTATGGAACTGTTGACCTCTGGAATTCAATAGATCATGAGTGCATCCATATGTTCATTTCCACTGACTAGTGATTCCGCCGCTCGTATTCGTACGGAACATATCCCTCAGCGGCTATGGATGTATGGAGCTCAACATGTTCAGGGCATGCCCATCACTATTGAGGGACTTCGAATCCAAAACTTCGATAGAAGGAAGCAACTTTTTGGGTGATGGACTTGTAATGTCACGATAAAGGAGCCATAATAACTCGATGCAACAAAAACACGATAACTACGCGGCTCTGACTACGGCTGATCTTCTGGGGGCAGCTATCAGATTCCGACCAGTACCTCGAGACTGAACCGAACAGGTTCGACGAACACAGATAACATTTCTCTCATGGGCGTGCCTTAACTATTGTTCCCCAACATTCAGGCCCAGCCCATATTTTAACCTTCTGCAAGGCCTAAAGCACATGTAACGCTGCTTCTCTCCTTCTCCGGCGTGCGGCGTGCTCTTCTTCCATTGCCGAGCTTCTACCCCCTATGCCGCTGCTAACGTCGTCGCCCGACTGAAACGCTAAAGGTGCCAACTTTCGTGTTACTGTCCCGTAAAATTCGTCGGTTTCTTGCTTAATTGCTGAGTATCGTAGGTTGGAGATGGTTTCTCTGACGGTCCGAGCAGCTTACATATGCGTCTGTGTTGATTTTGGTCTTCTAATTAAGCGAAACATTTGTCTGATATAGTAGTTTTAAGTCATAGGAAGCTGTATGAAGTAAATTTATTGTTTGCCTGCTCCAGTATTGACTGCTTGTTATTTGTTCTTAAGGTAATAAGGGATGGGTGGAGTCATTCTCGGCATGCCGGGATCATGGGCTAAAGTCTTCCGCGAAGCGTCTGATCACTATACCACGAAAATCGGGGGACTCCCTGTTAGTAGTTCTCTCCCCGTCGGTCATCGTTTTTGTCATGCTGTTAGAATTGGACTGCCACAGTTATTGTGCTTCTCATCCTTTCGTAGGACTGGCCTTTTCCTCGGGAAGCATTGGAGCTGAGCTTGCTCGAGTGCAGAGTTTGCGGGAGTAAACTCTCTCTCGTTGCGCAGGTTTTACCTAATAATTTCGATCCGTCAATTACTGGACTGAGGAACTTTATTTGCATTGAGACTGTTGATGCTGTGTTGGTCTTTTCAGGTTTATGCTCCCATTGCTAACGGGGCTTTGATGCTCGAAGAGCGTGTCCTATATATCCTTGGGTGCTTGGTGCCGACATGTGGAAAAACACCCTTAAGGTCTTTATTGATAGAGAATTAGTTCAATTCAAAAAGAATATGCAGGTAAAGACGAATTAAATTTGACTTGGTAgttcttttttgtttcttgTGACCTGAAGTTGGCGAGCTCTCCGAGTTCAGAAATCTTGCTCTCGAGAGGACAAATCAGATGCTGCTCGCGGGACTGCAGTACCTGACTCTGAACCATCAGGCTCAGTGAGGGGGAAAAACTGGTGGGAGGATTTTGATGAGGACGATGATGACGAAGACGTGGATTTGAAGCAGCTGGGAAGAGCACTTTCAGAAGCCACCATTGCAGCATCAAATCATAAGAAACAAAATGGCCATTGCGATTCTTCTACTGCTAAAAGGTCCTCAACATCGAACTCAAGTCTGCGAGGCAATGACTCTGATGCAACTGGTAAGCTGGTTGCTTCAAACTATTTTATGGAGATATTGCTCTCCTGTTTGTCTAGTGTACATCTACTCATGAGGCACACCCTCTCGGGGTTGATTGCAGTTGTCccttgcttttatatatactcCCAAGAGGAGACCTCAAAGGCTGTCGCATCAATTTCCTTGAactgctcctctctctccatcATGGAGGAGAGAAGCAGTAAAGATGATGATAGTGCACGGGAAGAAGCATGGGAGGAGGAACGTTATGAATATGATAAAGCCTTGACAGCTGATCGGACATATCTCAAGTTCAAAAAACGATTGGATGCTAATCCTGAGCAGTGTTTCAGGTACCATACCCTTTATGGTGTGCTAATTTTTGTTGCTGTATTGATAGTTGAAGTTCATCTTCGGTTTGTGGATAACTGAAGATGTTCAAAAGACgtgctttaattttaattttatgtttttccctTTGCTCCCCACTGCTGAAAGCTCCCAAAGGATAGTCAACCCGATATTGGTGTGAAAGCAGTACACATATGCCAACAGCAAAATCTTGTAAAGTATTTTTTCATAGCAGAACAGGTTTCG from Punica granatum isolate Tunisia-2019 chromosome 3, ASM765513v2, whole genome shotgun sequence includes:
- the LOC116199622 gene encoding probable 20S rRNA accumulation protein 4, with translation MGGVILGMPGSWAKVFREASDHYTTKIGGLPDWPFPREALELSLLECRVCGSKLSLVAQVYAPIANGALMLEERVLYILGCLVPTCGKTPLSWRALRVQKSCSREDKSDAARGTAVPDSEPSGSVRGKNWWEDFDEDDDDEDVDLKQLGRALSEATIAASNHKKQNGHCDSSTAKRSSTSNSSLRGNDSDATVVPCFYIYSQEETSKAVASISLNCSSLSIMEERSSKDDDSAREEAWEEERYEYDKALTADRTYLKFKKRLDANPEQCFRYSYGGKPLLAEKADLKNPGSCGLCGCLRHFEMQLMPPLLYFVQEEADGRLKDGLENWNWMTLMIYTCSQNCHVSQSKDSRREGWIIAEETVQVQYERAMSEPAQLGYFS